The sequence agatgttcaactgttcataaatgaccagcatggtcaaatagtaataatcacagtagttgtcgagggtgcagcaagtcagcacctcaggagtaaatgtcagttggcttttcatagccgatcattaagagtatctctaccgctcctgcggtctctagagagttgaaaacagcaggtctgggacaggtagcacatccggtgaacaggtcagggttccatagccgcaggcagaacagttgaaactggagcagcagcacggccaggtggactggggacagcaaggagtcgtcatgccaggtagtcctgaggcatggtcctagggctcaggtcctccgagagagagaaagaaagagagaaagagagaattagagagagcatacttaaattcacacaggacaccggataagacaggagaagtactccagatataacaaactgaccctagccccccgacacataaactactgcagcataaatactggacgctgagacaggaggggtcaggagacactgtggccccatccgatgataccccagGACAaagccaaacaggaaggatataaccccacccactttgccaaagcacagcccccacaccactagagggatatcttcaaccaccaacttaccatcctgagacaaggccgagtatagcccacaaagatctccgccacggcacaacccagggggggggggggcgccaacccagacaggaagatcacgtcagtgactcaacccactcaagtgacgcacccctcctagggacggcatgaaagagcaccagtaagccagtgactcagcccctgtaatagggttagaggcagagaatcctagtggagagaggggaatcggccaggcagagacagcaagggcggttcgttgctccagagcctttccgttcaccttcacactcctgagccagactacactcaatcatatgacccactgaagagatgagtcttcagtaaagacttaaaagttgagaccgagtctgcgtctctcacatgggtaggcagaccattccataaaattggagatctataggagaaagccctgcctccagctgtttgcttagaaattctagggacaattaggaggcctgcgtcttgtgaccgtagcgtacgtgtaggtatgtacggcaggaccaaatcggaaagataggtaggagcaagcccatgtaatgctttgtaggttagcagtaaaaccttgaaatcagcccttgcccaggaagccagtgtagggaggctagcactggagtaatatgatcaaattttttggttctagtcaggattctagcagccgtatttagcactaactgaagtttatttattgatttaactgggtagccggaaagtagagcattgcagtagtctaacctagaagtaacaaaagcatggatacatttttcggcatcatttttggacagaaatgtATTGTCCAACaacctgattttgctttgtcattatgaggtattgtgtgcagattgatgagaaaaatatatatttaatcaattttagaataaggatgtatagtaacaaaatgtggaaaaagtcaaggggtctgaatacgttccgaatgcactgtatgttgcaGAACAGTGAATAAATATTTTTTCTGAATATTGACAAACCACTGATGAAGGTGATCCTTGAAACAGACATATTTGTACCTCTAAAATAAAAGTTAAGTACAATTATTTGTAAAGTATAGAAGATTGTTAAATTGAAAATCCCCAGTAAAAACAGGTCTTTCAGCACTCTGACGGAGATAACATTAGACAAAATTATGTTTTATGGAGTTGACAAAAATGAATTATTCTTCATCATTCAAGTGATATACAAAGTAGAAATTTTGTTTTCCCTCAGTTGCTTTATGATTCCAAAACCTAATTTTAAAAAGTTTGAGATTGTCCCGTCTTTCAAGAATACCTGTATTATTGTATTGATACAATGCTATTATAGGAACTATCATACTACTGTCTTTCCCTTCCCCTCAACAGTCATCTCCAAGCATGGATGATTGGAGCTCGATGTTCACTGATGAGGAGTTGAGCCTCCTGAACTTCACTGAATTGGAATTTGTCAAGCCTGAGGACCTTGGTCCTGTGCTGGGGCCCCGTCACCTGTCCGCCCTGGTGTTCTATAGCTTGGTCTTCCTGCTGGGGGTCCCGGGCAACGCTCTGGTGGTGTGGGTGACGGGCTTCCGCATGCGGCGCTCAGTCACCTCTCTGTGGTTCCTCAACCTGGCCCTGGCTGACCTGCTGTGCTGCCTGTCCCTGCCGCTCCTCATGGTGCCCTTGGCCATGGACCAGCACTGGCCCTTTGGCCCCGTGGCCTGCAAGCTGCTCAAGGGACTCATCTACCTGGTCATGTATTGTAGCGTGCTGCTGCTAGTACTTATCAGCCTGGACCGCTGGCTGCTGGTCAGCTTgcccgtgtggtgccagaactggaggaGGCCTCGCAAGGCCACCTGGGTATGTATCGGGTTGTGGCTCCTGGCCCTGCTGGGTAGCATACCCCAGTTTGTCTACGTGAAGGAGGTCCAGCTAAGCACCAGTAAATCAGAGTGCCTGGGATCTCACACTATAGTTAGCGGCTGGACTATCACTACAGTACGCTTCCTGGTGGGTTTTGTGATGCCATTCATCACCATCGTGGCGTGTCATTGGGTTGTGTATAGCAGGGCCGGGCGGGGGTCTGGGGTGGGGTCTGGGAGGGTGAGTGAGGTGCGCTCCAGACGCACCTTGAGGGTCATTTTTGCTGTGTTGCTGAGCTTCTTCCTGTGCTGGGTTCCACTGCACATATTGGATTTCCTGATCCTATTGACCCCCCGGCACTCATCGCACAGCGCCAACGTACAGCTGGCCCACACCCTGGCCCTCTGTCTTGCCTACTGTAACAGCTGCCTCAACCCTCTGATCTATGTGTGTCTGGGACGAGGCTTTAAGCAGAGTATCAATCGTTCCCTGCGCAGTATGTTCAACTTCGCCACCGAGGAGCCGCTACCCAGAAAGAGCATGTCCAGGAGCACATCAGAAAGAACCCAGGAGATGAATATTATGTAaagttctctgtgtgtgtgtgtgtgtgtgtgtgtgtgtgtgtgtgtgtgtgtgtgtgtgtgtgtgtgtgtgtgtgtgtgtgtgtgtaaaccatgAGAACCTGCTGAGTCAGAGTGTTTTGTGACATTAAAAAGTGCTGAGAGACGTGATTCGAATCCAATGTTGTGCAACAGAACAGGAACTTCTGCCCTCTCTGTAATATGTTTCCGCCAGCAATCACACTTGTGCAATTAGATTTGGCTTTATCTGTATTTAAgagctctattcaatcagatccgctttagctGACATCCCCAAAGAGGTTGTTTTGGCGGTGTGagaggtggaactgcgttagagctgtcaaatccacaagcggatCCTGGCATTGCAGTATACCTGAAGCGGACATTGCCATTTGCTACATAGAGTCGCACGAACAGAAATCCCATGCAGTGGAATGTGAGACAGTGGAATGTGAGATATAATCTATACCTcaattaggctgatagaaatcctcattattttgtTTAATGATTTTCAACTTGACTGTGTGGCTTCAtgacaatgatcaagagcagctgctcaccgattggATAGCTCTAATGTATTTACACCTCCAAAATATCAGCTATGTGAGTTTTtgttaacgcttgatctgattgaatctagacTGTTGCGGGTTACCCTGGGGGTCGGGTGTGGGGCCACACCAGTGCCATGATTACTGTATATATGTGATAACCTTTGTATGCTTGCAATGCGCAATGATGGAAAAGTACTGGGTAAATGGAGATATACTGCTTTAGTTCTCAGGCTGTGAATTGTCTGCACCTGCTGATAGTCACACAGGCTCAAGGCCGAGATAGCAGAGTGAGAAACCACAGTCTAGACATGTTTTTCTCATCTTAGATACTTTGTATCTAATCCAATGCAACAATGTTAACTTCTTAGTGATGCCTTCATGCGCcaatcccgttaccgggattgatttgacaacaacCAGTGAAATAGCAGCGAGCCAAATtccaaaacagaaatactcataataataattcataaatcatacaagtgttatacatcgatttaaagatgaacttcttgttaatccagtcAGTGTCATATTTcgaaaaggctttacggcaaaagcaaaccatgcgattatctgaggacagcgcccagcataccaacacatgaaaatcatatttcaacccgccaggcgcgacacaaaagtcagaaataacgatataattcatgccttacctttgaaggtCTTCTTCTGTTGccactccaatatgtccattaaacatcacaaatggtccttttgttcgataaattctgtctttatatccccaaaatgtccatttatttggcacgtttgattcagaaaatacaccggttccaaaccgcgcaacatgactacaaaatatctaataagttacctgtaaacttgatccaagtatttcaaacaactttcctaatacaactttaggtatttttaaacgtcaATAATCGAttaaatttaagacggaataaaccgtgttcaatagcggataaaatgaaagtggagcgagctttcaggtcgcgTGCCCCAAACCCAACAGGACACTTGGCTCGACTCCCAGAAAGgaaatggctacttcttcatttctcaaaggaaaaacatcaaccaatttctaaagagtgttgacatctagtggaagccataagaACTGCAACCAGGTCCCTCATAAATCTAGTTCCCCATAGAAAAacaattgaaaagagagtgacctcaaaaatatttattcctggatggtttgtcctcggggtttcgcctgccaaataagttttGTTATAGTCACAggcataattttaacagttttagaaactttagagtgttttctatccaaatatactcaTTATATGCATaccctagcttctgggcctgagtatcaggcagtttactttgggcacacttttcatccggacgtgaaaatcaTGAAGATATGATTGACGGTAGGTGTATAAAGAGTGTTGTCCCCTGTTTCGCCACACAGATCTTTACTATGGACTACTGAGGTACGCTGTATGTGAATCTCTGCCTGCAATTGCATTGTATTACTAAAGAGTTTTATACCaaggttcctgtgtctgtgtcatcTATCTGGAAGACTGATTGTTGAAGGAAACTTACATCACCCCATGCAAAGGACCACCCAACAAGATCTTAGTTTAGATTTTAGTTCATTGTCATAGATGTCATTTTGACAAATATGTCATGTTTCAGCCCTTAGATAATAACAACAACTCTTAATGAGCACACCACAACATGAATTGtgtcccccaaaaaatataagaaatgaaataaataatactgatcttgtaaatacatgtttttGTGTTGAAATAAAAGTTTGTATGAAATCAAGTTGCTCTTTAAAATGCTTTTTTGGTGTCTTATTATCCCATCATCCCACAACCAAGTCTTCTTCCTCTCCACCACTACTGTGTTAAACTTTCTTTCAGATATCATCTGTGGAGTgttggggtggctggagtctttggcaatttgtacggccttcctctgtcaccgcctgttatagaggtcctgaatggcaggaagcttggccccagtgatgtagtgggccttacacactaccctctgtaggcagagcagttgccataccaggcggtgatgcaaccagtcaggatgctctcgatggtgcagctgtataactttttgaggatcagaggacccatgccaaatcttttcagtctcctgagaataggcattgtcatgccctcttcacgactgtcttggtgtgtttggaccattatagtttgttggtgacaacatagaagctctcaacctgctctactacagccccgttgatgagaatgggggcatacttggccctccttttcctgtagtccatgatcatctcctttgacttgattatgttgagggagaggttgttgtcctggcaccacactgccaggtctctgacctccctataggctgtctcatcgttgtagGTGATtaggcttaccactgttgtgtcgtcggcaaaaacgtgatgatggttttggagtcgtgcttggccacgcagtcatgggtgaacagggagtacaggaggggactaagcatgcacccctgaggggcccctgtgttgaggataaaagtggcagatgtgttgttacctaaccttaccacctgggtgcggcccgtcaggaagtccaggatcctgttgcagagtgaggtgtttagtcccagggtccttagcttattgatgagctttgagggcactatggtgttgaatgctgagctgtagtcaatgaacagcattctcacataagtgttccttttgtccagatggctGAGCCTACTACCCCTGTAGGGGATGTTGCTGCTCCTCTAAGCCCAGTGTTGTCTGAGGGCGAGGCTAACAGCCACATTGCCCCGTTTTGATCCACTCTCCCCGCAGTCAACCGGTGATGCCAGGAGGGATGTCCGTTCCATACAGT comes from Salvelinus namaycush isolate Seneca chromosome 34, SaNama_1.0, whole genome shotgun sequence and encodes:
- the LOC120029045 gene encoding C5a anaphylatoxin chemotactic receptor 1-like → MDDWSSMFTDEELSLLNFTELEFVKPEDLGPVLGPRHLSALVFYSLVFLLGVPGNALVVWVTGFRMRRSVTSLWFLNLALADLLCCLSLPLLMVPLAMDQHWPFGPVACKLLKGLIYLVMYCSVLLLVLISLDRWLLVSLPVWCQNWRRPRKATWVCIGLWLLALLGSIPQFVYVKEVQLSTSKSECLGSHTIVSGWTITTVRFLVGFVMPFITIVACHWVVYSRAGRGSGVGSGRVSEVRSRRTLRVIFAVLLSFFLCWVPLHILDFLILLTPRHSSHSANVQLAHTLALCLAYCNSCLNPLIYVCLGRGFKQSINRSLRSMFNFATEEPLPRKSMSRSTSERTQEMNIM